In the genome of Xiphophorus hellerii strain 12219 chromosome 14, Xiphophorus_hellerii-4.1, whole genome shotgun sequence, the window CTCAGTAATTTCGGTTTCCACCTAACGAGatatcttaaaatatttcaggagATTGTTGCTTTAGCACGACTCTGAACATCAATATCCAATTAAATATTCGTTCTCTGTGCGTTATCCTTTTTGTGGGGGACTCTCGGCGCCGTTTTGATGTCAGAAATGAACCGTAAAAGTTCTGACGTTTATTACTGATGGATATTGTTGCGACTGcgtgtttatttttaacccaGCTGTGCAAAACTGTCTGAATATATCGATGAATCTACAGAGGAGCTCAGACTTCACCCGCGTTTGCAGCTTGCGCGTTCACGAGGGTTTGAAAACATACAACGGCACCACGCATATATTGAAACCCCTGATAAAAATGCTTGCAAACAAAATGTACATAGAATAAAGTTgagaaaaatccaaactttaccttgagcatgacaaaaaaaaaaaaaaaaaatcatcattaaGATTATTTTTCACGAAATCATTCATTAGCACCACAAAAACTCTTGggaaataaatgttaatgaaacctttttttaatgcGTGCTTCACCTTCTGAGGCTTTAATTACGAATTCACAACCTTCTGTCTTCAGTGGGGTAAAAATATGAAGTGATACTGAgaattgtttcttttaattaatcttcaaaatgttaaaacgtGAGAATATAAAGTTCAGGTAAAGCAGGGGGAAAAACTGCAGAGCTAAACTTGCCCACATCTACAGTCAGAGCAATGATTAAAAAGTTACGATGAACTGGAACTGTGACGTACAAGAGCAAAGTTTACCTTGGTATCACAGGATGACGGTAGacaaaaaagatcaaaatcCAGCTATGACCTCTCGCTATAGGCTACATAATTACTgcacaaatcattttaatatctacttatatttatatatttattagttTGTCACTTTCGGGTGTATTTGTACTCAAAGAGCAGCATGTTGGGGTCACCAGGTCTCCACAAGGTTTTTGTGTCGTACCATCATAAATGCAGATTTGGGGAAATACTGCTGAGACTTTAACTGGAACTCTCTGGTTTGGctttatttttcagcaacaaacatGTCAGGTGCGAAGCCTTTGTTAAGCCAGATACCTCATGACCGTTGTTTTGCAAGGtagaggatctgtgatgctgggGGTCTGTTTCTCGTCCTATTCCAAATATTCCCTTGAAAAATTGCGACAGTGAATGGCATTGTAAAATACAAAGATTTTACTTGAAAATCAAGTGGATTCtggcagaaaactaaaaacagctTTCTGTGTTGAttcaaaaaaatcaacacagagTCGAAATCAGTCCTTTTGATGAAcaatttgatgaaaaatatgttttcttaacCTAAATCACTGTCAATAGTTGAATCCTTTGACTCTTTTcactatttttttctaaaccaCAGTTACGTTGAAAGCACAAGCTAATATGTTCTaattaaatcttatttaaacACATAATTTGGACAAACCTTTACTGTCTGTGCTGAGATTTAGATTACGCTAACATGTCAGAGTGTGTCAGAGTATTTCCTTGACCTTTTCATTTTACTTCTCGCTGTCATGGACATGGGGAGTCTGTGCAGgaataacacaacaaaaaaccttttttttatggcaaaaccatgacattttgtttttatggttaCGTTCAAAATGGCAGTTTATATTTATAACATTTGCTTGTATTGTCAAACACATTCACTCATAGATCCAAGTCGTTGAATTGAGCCTGATAGAAGACCTTTCGGATGAATTTGCATGGAGATTACAAGTCAGGGCTTcatgtccaacatcagtgtctgacctcataaATGGGTTTATGAAAGAATGGTTTCATAATCCCACTCCTAAACCTTGTGCAAAGGCTTCCCAGGAGTGCTGAAGCTGCAAATGTTGTGGACCTTGTGGATTGACAAGTtgatgtgtgcgtgtgtgtgtgtgtgggtgtgtaaaGGCAGACAAGTTTTTGGTGACGTTGATGTTAACAGCCTGACTGAGCAGCATTATCTAAGGAGATATTAGGAATCTTGATGACTGTTTTCAAAATGAAGCTGCAAAGTTTTCAGAAGATATGATTGCTGACTGTGAACGAGCTCATTTGAATCCGTATCAAAGGCTGAATGTCTCAGGCAGTTTGCAGCTCCTAATTTTGACTGCCTGAAACTCAGATTTTAAAAGAACCAGCTCAAAAAGCTGTGCATCCTGCTCGCTGGCACCTGTTTCTTCACCGCAGGTCTCTGCAGTCAGTCTGTGGCATTGCTGAATGTCAAGTCGGTGTTGAAACCGGGTTAGAGAAGCAGAACCTTTTTTCACTGTCTGTACTTGTACCACTGTTCgtcttatttaataaaacaagttttcaccCTGACTTTGTTCTTACGAAAGTTGCATCAGTTCAACATggcattttttggggggagagGCGAGATGTTAAAGGTAAAACTGATTCAGTTATACAAATAATACAAACCATCAGCAGACAGGAAGAGGGCAGGCTTGTGGTTAGTTGACCCAGTTTTAATTTTCAGCATCTCAAAGcaccactgttttttttttttactttgaacagCCGTAAAAGGAGTGTGAGTGGCACATCTGTCTGTAACCTGGAGCCACACCTGAGAAAGTGAAGCTGTGGTTCCTGCTGCAACCGGATCTTTCGTTTATATCCTGCCTTCTCGGTTTCGTTGCAACAGAATTGCATGTAGAAGATAAAATAAGTCTGGTTCTGGATCACTGCGGagcaatattgttttatttttatcagtcaAAGTTTTGCTGCTTCTTTCACTTCCTCCTTTTTCCAACTGCTGCTACACTTTTCCTAACAGCAACAGTGACTCAAACTGCGTATTTAAAACTTCCTCCTCAGGTGACCAATCACTCATCAGACGAGCATCACACGACGCTTCgcttaaaaactgttttccccTCATCATTCTGGTCTCTTCTCTCCGAGCAGAATGCTCTCCTTCCAGCCGGCGCCGGGTCAGTTCGGCCCAGAGGTCCTGAACCCCGGGCTCAGGGTGTGGAGGGTGGAGAAGATGAAGGCGGTGCCGCTGGATGCCTCCGAGGTCGGCGCCTTCTATAACGGAGACTCCTACCTGGTGCTGCAGAACCGGGGCGAGCAGGGAGCCGACCTCCACATGTGGATCGGTGAGACGCGGGTCGGCAGCTCGTCTCGCTTTTTATTACGTCAATCAGTCAAAGCCAATACAGGGATGCAGCattgtgcaaaagttttaaaccagGTCCAGGTATTTCAGGAATCTCTTAAAGGGGTGACCAGTTTGTTTCCAGGCATTTtcatataaattattattatttttggactttGATTTTTGCACTCGCTTGACCTGACAAAGGCGTTATCTATTTTACTAACAGCAGTCTGAATGACATTATGTATTAAAGTGATAGTTTCACATTGTCACGTTTGAGGAAAAGCTAAGAAACCTTCAGAGGGTTAGAAGGCTAGCATCAGACTCATACGAACCTCGTTTTTCTCAAGCAATTTTACCAACGTAAAACTGAAAATAGTAACACCCATGAAGAAAAAGTCATAACAGCAGATAAAAACGGGCGTTTGTTATCACATTTTAGACTCGAAACCTTCAGAGTGTGAAACGTAAATTACACTTCGCCTTTTCTGAAGCAtaaaaagttcagaaacaggaaataattACCACATATGGATGTCTATGGAGGATTGCTTCTTTTCTTatgttgaataataataatggatgCGTGTTTATTGGTGGAACAGTtgtttagagcaggggtctcaaactccagtcctagagggccgcagtcctgcaacttttagatgtgcctctgctgcaccacacctgaacagaataattaggtcattaaggctctggagaactgatctacacaaggaggaggcaattaagccatttccttccagtgttttgtacctgtggcacatctaaaaactgcaggacagcggccctcgaggactggagtttgagacccctggaaAAGAATGGGCCGACACCCGGATCCATCAGagcagcgtttcccaattccggtcctcaggcccccctgctctgcatgttttagatgtgcctctattccagagcagctgattcaaatgattgcatgactatcaagtgctgcagaaacctgttgatcacccatatattcaatccaggtgtgtagcagaagggaaacacctaaaacatgcagggcagggaggcctgaggaccggaattgggaaacgctgcATCAGAGTAACTGGATCcagtcagaaccacagcagtAGTCGACACATCTACTCTTTATGCTGCCTGTCTTTTGATTTGCAGTTTTCGTCCCAAGCAGGAATCGCTCTGGTGAATTACAGGCAAACTGGGCACAGCAAGCGTTTTTAAATCCCTGGAAGGTGCCGGTTTGTTAGGTTTCCATTACCAGTCAAAGACAAACGTTCATCTCACTGAATGATTTTCCGATGTCAGTCGTAACTTCCTTAACTTTATGAGTTTAAATCTGCCAGGGATATGAAAAAGTTTGGCTctaactgtatttttaaatgtgttttgttagaAAGGAAGCAGGATCCTATGCCAATCTATTAACAAGGACACACAATCAAATATCACGACCAAAACCGCTTTCATCAACATGTACCCATGCACCACATGTAAATGTCCTTCCAGTTCTCATTCTTCGTCAGTCTGAATGATTTTCACCTGATCTGCAGGAGCTGCATGAGAGCCACAACATTTGCACCTGGTTGCGGTTCCTTCTCCAGTTTCTGTTTCACTCCATTCTACAAAAGAGCTAACCATTGTGCGGTGCTTACTGCACACCTCAGCCCGGTCCAAGTGCTGCGGCTGAATAACTGATGACCCCTGGCATGGCTCCGGTGATGACACATGAGCCACCGCGCTGACCCTTCGCCGCAGCGTTCGGCCTTCATGGACAGGGACAACTGGAGAGAGAGAACGATGATGGGAAACCAGTCCAGAGGGCCTGGTGGGGAGACGACGGGGGGAGAAGGACCAGGGAAGGGTTTTGAGCGGCTCTCATGAAAAATGCAGGAGGAACGTTACAGTACTCAAATGTGGCCGTTGTTTCCAGCATGTATCCAGTGCTTAGGTAACACTACGCTGCCTGTCACGGTTCGGAGAGCGCTCTGTTTGCTCAAacatgtgtttctgtttgaactGCCCCGGATGCCCCCCCCATCCCTCCCCAGCTTGTTTACAGATAAACGCTGAAGTTCAGATCTGGTGCAACTTCCAGCTGCCACTTTACTTACTCTGTCTAAATAAACGTCTTCTAACGTTGGAGCTTATTCAGTTCACAGAGATAAAGAGAGTATTATCCCCATAAAACAAGGCAGCATAAACAAGTATGATGATCTTCAAACTGAGGTCAGAGTCTACCTGCACTGACACAGTTAACACAACTTTGTTCTGCTTTACTTTGGGGATTTAAGCCAGGGTTAGCTACTggtattttaatagaaaatctGATTGAACAGTAGCAAATCTAcagctttgatttattttaaactaaaaagacAATAATAAGCATATTTAACCAAGAAAATTCATTCAAAAATGCAACATCGgagaagaaaatgcagttttatcGACTCCATTAAGCGCATTTACATGACGGACAGGCCTGGCGGCATTGGGGGGCATTGGGAGGCATTGCCCGCCCACACAGTCAGCCGTGTTCCCcctggactggaagctgtttgttgtttttactttagaatggccaactctctgttattcctatatcaATTTGAGCAgtgcccaaagtcagtcctcgaatgccggcatcctgcacgttttagttctctccctggtggtaccaacaaccttttcagcatgttaatgttcttcttaggcctcctaacgagccatcatttgatccaggtgcgttaaaccggggagagaactaaaacatgcaggatgccggccctccaggaccgactttggttTCCGCACTGTGTCCTCCGTCACTGttttcagcagttaaaactgtttatccgtTGTTAACACGTCGTAGCCTGTTTTTCCGAGCCGCCTTACTTCACCCGTTTGCATTTGTAATGGCGGGTCAGAAAAAGTTTCTCCAGTCATTCGGTGACAACAGCAGCATCCTCTTATTCTTCTATGCAGACTAAATGAGCCCGAAATTATTTGCTGAAATTcaaatttgtagatttttttttccagcctcATCATTGTTTGTAACgattttacatttgtaattatGACTCAGACTGTAGATATGGCAAATTAAAGGAAGGAAccgtattttacattttgaagagCACAATTGTGATTCACTTGGCTGacatgttctcttgtttttcccattttgcaTAACTTGAAAACACAACGAGTATATTAAGATCTTTTTCTAGACCATCtgaacaaagtaaaaaacaaaatgaaaagtcaaATTGCGGTACTGCTGATGCTTTAGATTCTTTTCCGCTCTAAGAAactaaaatttgtttaatttgttttcagtgttagatttatttgtttatttattttatgttttgctgtttcACTTCTAGAGATAAAATTCAGACCTATAAGGAAACTTGAAACCTTATCGCGAACTCGTCGTTGATGCCTTTAACTGCTTAAGTTTCTTCTCCAGTTAAGAGGTCAAATGCAAATGTAAAGGTGTGGAGATATGCAGATATGGAGGCAGCTGAGATTAAACATTGCCGgtttaaataaacatgtggACAAGTCAGAATGTTCTGTCATTCTGAAAGTatgcatttcatatttaattacGGGTAAAGATGGACCGTACTGAGAATATCCTCAAGCAGTAACAGGCCTGATCACGTTTTAGATGTTTAAATGTGAATTAGAGAGAAACAGCGTTCTGTTTTCTCGCCTGCCTTCAGGAGAGAAGTCCTCCCGGGACGAGCAGGTGGCCTGCGCCATGCTGGCCACCCAGCTGGACAACTTCCTGGGCGGCGACCCCGTCCAGCACAGGCAGGTCCAGGGCTTCGAGAGCCCAGAGTTCATGGAGCTCTTCCCCAGAGGGGTCAGCTACAAGGTGAGCCACATCTGTGGAAATTCATGcaggaaatgaaatgaaatattctCACCTAACCTGAGAATTTCTTGCAACTGTTCTACTAggattctgacttttttcctcttgGGCTTCCTAGTGATTATAAACTTCCGTAAAGTCGGTCTGAATTGGTCGcaaagtttacttttttatctttttatggTTAGATTCTTCTGAGATAAGGAcaatttcagataaaaaagattttatgatTCTTTAGGTCAGGCTTGATAGACAAATATGGACTTTTACATAATCTTTCATTCCCATCAGTTTGCATTACTTAAACCATAACGagtcaaacattaaaaacacaaagctttgcCTTGAAGGGatcgggttttttttttgtttttgcaggagGGAGGTGTGGAGTCTGGCTTCAGGCGGTCGCAGGACAGCGGGACGGTGCAGAGGCTGTACCAGATCAAAGGGAAACGCAACATCCGTGCCAAAGAGGTGGAGCTGTCCTGGAGCAGCTTCAACAAGGGCGACTGCTTCATCCTTGACCTCGGAGAGGTGAGATAATCCAACCGAATGTGAAACATGCACAGGAGGCCTGCAGCAGAAGTGTAAATTTCCTGTTTGAACCCTGACGGAGCTTGGAGGttcaaatgaaaatgcaaaCCTAAAATTGCATGAACACGTGAGGCTTCTGCATAAAGCTTCTGCAATCTCTGATGGCGGGCGGCTCTTGCAGACAATCCTGTCGTGGACCGGATCGCAGGCCAACATCTTCGAGAAGCAGAAGGTGCGTGAGATCGCTTCGCTGATCCGAGACACGGACCGACACGGAAAGGCCCGCGTCGTGGACACCAGCGAGGGGGAGGAGCCTGAGGAGATGCTGAAGGTGCAAACAAGATGATGATCATTTGAGCTCACGGGATTTCTACGACAGCGTGTTAGAGTTGTTGTAGATAGGGGGGGGATGAGTatatttccaccaaaaaactctaaaattttgagattaatctaagaaattttctagaaaaaaacatgggATATTCTGAGTtcgaaaaagtttaaaatttgtgaGAAACGAAATCAGAAATTTGGAGATTGAGCTaaaattttctaggaaaaagcataaaaatgttagAGCTCCAGAATTTggaaatttgcaagaaaaaacaagagCAGTTCTGAGTTGTCgaaagtttaaaatttgtgagaaaaaaactcttgattaacctcagaaattttctgggagaaaaagagatttttttgttgttttttttctagcatatttttgacttttgagaatcaaaaatttccatgttttttttttccaaggaaatttctgagatccatcacaaattaaaaaaaaaaaaatttctcacaaatgttcaacttttggagcTGAGAATTTTCCAAGTTTCTTTTAtgaaaattctgagattaatcaaaaatattttgagggGTATTTTTTGTGGAAACTTACTCCCTTTTTCTATTTACAATGGCTCTGATACGCCTTTGTATATTTCTGTGACCTCCAGGTCAACAAAGCTTCGATTCTAAACCCATAAACTGTTTGGTATCTCGGTGTTTTCTACCAGGTTCTCGGCCCGATGCCGGCTCTGGCAGAAAGCACGTCGGAGGAGGACAGCAAAGCCGATGCCTCCAACTCTGCTTCCCTCTACAAGGTTATTTTATCTCCAGCCCTCCTCACCAAACCAGTGTGTTACCTAACTGGAGATGTGGAGCTGACCCGGTCTTGAACCCCTTTGCAGGTATCTGATGCCACCGGCGCCATGACGATGACCAAGGTGTCAGAGAAGAGCCTGTTTGCCAAGGAGCTGCTGGTCCGGGACGACTGCTTCATCCTGGACAACGGAGCAAATGGAAAAATCTTCGTCTGGAAAGGTGAAGAAAAAACTTCCAGAACTTGAAACGGGAAACATGTTTCTCCTGAAATAATGCAGTAAAAAGCGACACTTggtatctaaaaaaaatttgtattttattaaacttggtgagaaattaaatttttacagTGGGGCTCCTGTATTTGTGAGGGTCAGGGGTCACAGCTGTCTGGAAATAGTTCAAATTTATACGTGAGAGCCCCTGTAACAATGCTTATGACTGCctattttaaacaacaaatatatattaattCAATCTGTAGAGACTCGCACAGAGAAAAAGCAGCAGTTAGAAAGTTTTACCGACCCgaagttctttggcgctcggtCGCCGGCAGAAGACGTGCGTGCTGAGAATCGCCGTGAGCTTGGATGATCGGCTCGGGGCGAAGCTCAGCGTAGTCTTCCTCCGGGCCCACACTGGCGGTGGAGTGGAGCCTGGCGTGCTAATTGATGATGCCGGTGGGCTGAAGAGAGTCTCACAGCTTGAATTTACGCCTATAGGCCACATTATAGTTTAATACACACAGTGGCACTACTGCTAAAGCTAACATCCATGGTCTTCCTTATTTCTACAAGCCCTGATAATCCTCTGCTACCATGTCAACAGGTCACGGAGCGAACGCAGACGAGAAGAATGCTGCCCTGCAAATGGCGGACAACTTCATCGAACAAATGAAATACCCCAGAATGAAAACACAGgttggttaaaaacatttttaaaaaaaacaaacaaacaagaggTGTAAAGCGTGAACATCAGAGAGCAGcacaagtaaaaaataaaagcaaaaactttttcGTCCTGCAGGTGGAGATTCTGCCTCAGGGGAAGGAAACCATCATCTTCAAGCAATTCTTCAAGAACTGGAACTAAACAAGTCCTGCAAACCCGGAACCAGACAGCATCAAACACAAAAACCCCTTCTAGTGTTTACAAAGTTAGCAGCTTGTTTTGAATTTTGGTAGTCAGAGATGTGATGccacttttataaaaaaacaacaaaaaaaacaacagacattCTCTGTGGTCAGAGTACGAACAAATCAAGACAATATCAAGAGAACTggatttttacataaatatatatatatatatttgttcaaCAGCATCACAGATTTGTCTGAAATCGAAGAATAAATCTGAACATTCTCACTGCGCCTGgtgttgtttattttcaacaaGTTGCCTCAGTTCGTTTCAGGCTGACGCTGATAAAAGGTGGGATTTTTCTCGGCTGTGGCATAAATCTTTGTAACCTTTATTCAGCTGCCACGACTGCATCTTATCTGATCCGCCAGACAACAGGCGGGGCGGCGGGGAAGCATCCCGCTGTCACGCCATCCCTCTTATCAGCAGGAGGAGCCCAATTGCTCCTCAAACGGTTTGGTGAGCTGTAAAGGCGACGGCCCAGCTAACGTTGCGTAAGTCGTCGTTATAGGTTTCAGGTCAGGCCAGAGAAAAGGAAAgcaaggggaaaaaatgatGGTGACTCAACCTGTGCTAGCATCACTTTTAAAATCTGCTGGTTTTCCGAAGAACTTCCTCTGAAAAGCAGCTTTTAAGTCTTTTAATGCATCCGTTATCCGTAGAGCTTGGCAAAAAGATGCTcacagtatatattttttttttcctttaatgaacAGTTTTGAGCATTCTCAgacatggttgttgtttttttttgtttgtttttttcagattataaaTCTGGTTTCTGAGATCAGGTCGGTTTCAGAgccataaaaattaaaacaatgaaaagagtaaaacatattttagatgtgctccaataagaaaatatgcaaatcCTGAACTGCGACTAGACGGAAATCCAGTGAGAAACATAGAAAATAACGATGAGtctgatttatattttcttaataaCTCAATTATTAATTCAATAAAGTACAATTCTCTTTGTTACGACTGCTTGACTCAAGTTTATTAGTATATTAATATAACATTTAGTGTTCAAAGTGTTTAGAAGTGAATGAATAGAACCAGCTTCCTCTACTGTTTGCAATATctcctccatcttgtttttaaagaacTGACTTGTATTCATGGTTCCTTGCAAAAGCATCTTTTTTATCTCTAtgatttcaatttattttacagatttttgtcaaacagaccaacacaaagtagcagaGATTCTGAAGAAGGCTGATTTCTTTacctattttttgttgttttttttgcaaaaaagattAAGTTGAGTCAGATTGGAAGGAGAACATCAGTTTCAGTTCTTGCCACAGATTGTCCCTCCCTTCAGGTCCGACCTGATTCTCTGTCCCTGTTGATGATATTTCCACCAGTTGCAAAACCGTCTTCCAtcttatttgtcatttttattcacTGTAAGTTccttaaaatctaaaacagtgAACCGTTTGCGggagaaggagcagcagctgccgTACACACGTGTATTTAATATCCTGCTGCGTTTTATGCAATAAATAATACCAACTGATGTGTTTGTGGCCTGAAAGTAAAACTAATGAAGCTAATCAGCTAAACAAGTCGAGGAGAAGTGTTGCTTCATTTGCTATTGTGTGCAATCTGGCGTTTTgttcacaaaatatttatatttatactcaACAATTAATTCTAACACTAATCTTCATCTTGGacgaaaataaacagaaagcatGTTTAAGCCTTTAAATTGCATCCAACCTTTTTTGAGAGAGCACAAATAGCATGTGAAGGAATTTTCTTCATCTTAAAGAGCACATTTTTAGTAATTTACAGATTTGCCATGCAACTTATTAACATATTGTTTAAACTTATTTATAAGAATCTTACCATGcctataaatgttttaaattcccTCTTTTATATTTCTTGTAAGTAGAAGCATTGCCATTTGCTCTGATCTAATATGAAATCTAGAAAAATAGGTGTAATTCACCAAGCCATAAGGGACACAGATATTTAAGGAAATGCCTGTCGATGTAAATGTTTGCTTGCATAATGTGAGGTGAGATTGTATagtttttttgctctttgtcCTGCAGTTTGCTCCTGAGGCCGAATCAGgccttctgtttctgtttatactGACATTCAGGTGTTTTAATGGCAGAAAGGGCAAATAATTTCCATCCTGGTGCAAGCCTGCTTTAGGCAGGCTATATATTTTAGGAATCATCTGTTCATCACATGACATTTAGTGCCATTATGATGATTTATTTAAGCCCTCACAGAGCCGGGTTGACCCCTGCTCTCATTCCTCTTGCTGCTGGGTTTACAGTTTACAGTAACTTCAGCCTGAAACCTCGGCCATTTGCGTCACTCTGACTGATTGCTGGCTTTATTGCAGCTGTAAAACATCACTCCTCCTGATGTTCCCAGAATGAGTCTGCTGTGAGGCTGGGGGGTGGAGGAAACTTCCTTCTTCCAGTGTTCAATAAAAAGCTTGGACGAGCAGCGTTACCTGTCCACTTCTCTCGACCATCAGAGCTGCAGCAACGCTCCGACAACACAACAGGTAATCAACTACAAATACATCGATCCTCTGTTTATCTGTGGTACCACTCAGGTGTTACAGTTTGggttaaaaatgtgtatttcaactattctaattatttatgaatgactatttttattattattattattattttattattttactttcacgttgatggggaaaaaaaatcatcagaaaaTCTAAAGTAATATGaactacaataaataaataagattcaCATTTACTAgtattttttcagctttttcctttcatttaattgttcttctattttttatatatatatatatatatatatatatatatatatatatatatatatatataattttctaatttaaaaatcgaaattcagttttgtttatttttttgtcctttttttcaagttttcatGTGTTTCTCTCTCCACAGCCATGAATAAGGAAGAAGGCGCGAAGTTAAAAACTATCCTAAAGCGCAGCAAACGTACGTTGCTTTTATTACTATCCTTAAACTATCAGAATTaatctctgacatttttctttctaaaaaaaaaaaaaacaacaaaaaaaaccctacatTTTCCTGGTGACATTACGTGGAAAATTGAAGGCTCACAGATACCaagaattttagatttttttttttttttaaagttgataaTAGTCAGACTTTCCCCCccatgtttctgtgtttagttgttgaaaacacattttaacaccgAGGATCATTCCCTGTAGGCGTCAGCCTGCTGCTGGACGATGAGAGTGGCACCGCCACCCAGAGCAGCTCCATCGGGGCA includes:
- the capgb gene encoding capping protein (actin filament), gelsolin-like b; the encoded protein is MLSFQPAPGQFGPEVLNPGLRVWRVEKMKAVPLDASEVGAFYNGDSYLVLQNRGEQGADLHMWIGEKSSRDEQVACAMLATQLDNFLGGDPVQHRQVQGFESPEFMELFPRGVSYKEGGVESGFRRSQDSGTVQRLYQIKGKRNIRAKEVELSWSSFNKGDCFILDLGETILSWTGSQANIFEKQKVREIASLIRDTDRHGKARVVDTSEGEEPEEMLKVLGPMPALAESTSEEDSKADASNSASLYKVSDATGAMTMTKVSEKSLFAKELLVRDDCFILDNGANGKIFVWKGHGANADEKNAALQMADNFIEQMKYPRMKTQVEILPQGKETIIFKQFFKNWN